A single Vigna radiata var. radiata cultivar VC1973A chromosome 8, Vradiata_ver6, whole genome shotgun sequence DNA region contains:
- the LOC106770484 gene encoding germin-like protein subfamily 1 member 14, which yields MPVDGQNKYNNLAKSYNAAEIQFVVFVNGEFCKDPKAVKAEDFFLHVEPGNTDNPLNAQVTPVAVDQLPGLNTLGISLARIDFAPKGLNPPHTHPRATEILIVLEGTLYVGFVXSNQDGNRLFTKVLNKGDVFVFPIGLVHFQLNIGYGNAVAIAGLSSQNPGTVIVANALFKAVPPIXVEVLARALQLDNKVIEDLQRKSWYGKD from the exons ATGCCTGTTGAT ggccaaaacaaatataataacttGGCAAAGAGCTATAACGCAGCAGAAATTCAATTTGTAGTGTTTGTGAATGGAGAGTTTTGCAAAGACCCAAAGGCAGTGAAAGCTGAAGATTTCTTCTTACATGTGGAACCTGGGAACACCGATAACCCATTGAATGCACAGGTGACTCCTGTGGCTGTTGATCAACTACCTGGATTGAACACGCTTGGCATATCTTTGGCTCGCATTGATTTTGCACCAAAGGGTTTAAACCCTCCCCACACCCACCCTCGTGCCACTGAGATCCTTATAGTTCTCGAGGGAACACTTTATGTCGGATTTGTANCCTCAAATCAAGATGGAAATCGGCTTTTCACCAAAGTCTTGAACAAGGGTGATGTCTTTGTCTTCCCCATTGGTCTCGTTCACTTCCAACTCAATATCGGTTATGGAAATGCAGTTGCTATTGCTGGTCTTAGCAGTCAAAATCCAGGAACTGTTATTGTTGCAAACGCTCTCTTTAAAGCTGTTCCACCTATTTNTGTTGAGGTTCTCGCCAGAGCTCTTCAACTCGATAACAAAGTAATTGAAGACCTTCAGAGGAAATCATGGTACGGCAAGGACTAG
- the LOC106770485 gene encoding uncharacterized protein LOC106770485: MEEQAQVIRQQQEMQRKQNEEITQLKARHVNHEMSETQGSQNDEHGGHTPPRNDRSPNLLPFTNAIMQAQMPDRPPPSIERFDGTSDPEHHIRNFIDSMAYYSKSNPVKCRAFSQSLKGEALEWYYTLPPNSIDNFRTVITLFKKQYAINRKDEVTPTDLVNIKQGKDETLRAFVQRYNEATRRAKGVNHDFIIGNLPNCIKSGYVSEHLYARQPKTMEELQERLTEYIKMEDQTIFRKKQASENPVNEVRKEARHTRERGPPQKVTRTNLPEPLGPCYDHYTNLNTPRERIFDKALQANLIFVRRLNTPANADPTKVCRYHNNKGHTTESCQGLKDELERLIRAGYLHEFVREETYRTRHSPRKEPRRRSPKRNVRPRDQSRSHSRRRDQDKPARGRIDTTSRRFAGGGASSSSRKRHLRNLQSVHNVSHRHLSMPDITFTNADFHAPDPDQDDPMVITARITQYDVSKVLIDQGSSVNILYWSTFQKMEFLEDVVAPFNEQILGFAKERVDTREYLDLRTQLGTGERSKELRIRFLLVEANTAYNALLGRPCLNAFRAIVSTPHLAMKFPSEKGSICTVKADQKTARQYYVTRLKLTPLVPQNKVRRPETTLVDLDPRTNTDYRMEPQGDVKTFVLGRSEDQTTTISAELQLGDERNLTELLRTNSKLLAWSAADMPGYTRAS; this comes from the coding sequence ATGGAGGAGCAGGCCCAAGTTATACGGCAGCAACAGGAGATGCAACGTAAACAAAACGAAGAAATCACCCAGCTGAAGGCGCGACATGTCAATCATGAGATGTCCGAGACCCAAGGAAGCCAGAATGACGAACATGGCGGACATACGCCTCCACGCAACGATCGGTCTCCTAATCTATTACCTTTCACTAATGCTATCATGCAAGCCCAAATGCCCGATAGACCTCCTCCCTCAATCGAGAGATTTGACGGTACTTCTGACCCCGAGCACCACATCAGAAACTTCATTGACTCCATGGCTTACTACTCCAAAAGCAATCCTGTCAAATGCAGAGCCTTCTCCCAGTCTTTGAAAGGCGAAGCTCTGGAATGGTATTATACCCTTCCCCCTAATTCAATCGACAATTTCCGCACTGTCATCACTCTATTCAAAAAGCAATATGCCATCAACCGAAAAGATGAGGTAACCCCTACGGATCTCGTTAATATAAAACAAGGCAAAGATGAGACTCTAAGAGCGTTCGTGCAACGATACAATGAAGCAACGAGACGAGCCAAGGGTGTAAACCATGATTTCATTATCGGCAATCTCCCCAACTGTATAAAGTCGGGATATGTCTCGGAGCACCTATACGCTCGACAACCTAAAACAATGGAAGAGCTCCAGGAAAGATTGACCGAATACATCAAGATGGAGGATCAGACAATCTTTCGTAAGAAACAGGCTTCAGAAAATCCGGTGAATGAGGTCAGAAAAGAGGCAAGGCACACTCGTGAAAGAGGCCCACCACAGAAGGTCACACGAACGAACCTGCCAGAACCGTTAGGGCCCTGCTATGACCATTACACCAATCTCAACACACCAAGAGAGAGAATATTTGACAAAGCCCTACAGGCCAACCTCATCTTCGTACGTAGACTAAATACGCCCGCAAATGCAGACCCTACCAAAGTTTGCAGGTACCATAATAATAAGGGGCACACTACTGAAAGCTGTCAAGGATTGAAGGATGAACTGGAAAGACTTATCCGTGCGGGATACCTCCACGAGTTCGTACGAGAAGAAACATACAGAACCAGACACTCCCCTAGGAAGGAGCCCCGTCGAAGAAGTCCGAAGAGGAACGTTCGACCAAGAGATCAGTCGAGAAGCCATTCCCGAAGAAGGGATCAAGACAAACCAGCAAGAGGTCGTATTGACACGACCTCTAGAAGGTTCGCCGGTGGTGGGGCGTCATCGTCCTCCCGGAAAAGACACCTGCGAAACCTGCAAAGCGTCCACAATGTAAGCCATCGCCATTTGTCTATGCCAGACATCACGTTCACCAACGCAGATTTCCATGCACCAGATCCCGACCAGGATGACCCTATGGTCATTACTGCACGGATAACCCAATATGATGTTAGCAAAGTACTGATTGACCAAGGAAGCTCGGTCAACATTCTCTACTGGTCCACCTTCCAGAAAATGGAATTCCTAGAGGATGTCGTCGCCCCTTTTAATGAGCAGATATTAGGTTTCGCCAAGGAAAGGGTAGATACTCGGGAATACTTGGATCTGAGAACACAACTGGGTACAGGAGAACGTTCAAAAGAGTTACGCATACGGTTTTTGTTGGTGGAAGCAAATACGGCTTATAACGCTCTCCTCGGACGACCCTGCCTGAATGCTTTTCGAGCGATCGTATCCACGCCTCACCTGGCGATGAAGTTTCCGTCTGAAAAAGGGAGCATCTGCACAGTAAAAGCGGACCAAAAGACAGCTCGACAATATTACGTCACCAGGCTAAAATTAACGCCGCTCGTCCCTCAGAACAAAGTCAGGCGACCCGAAACCACACTTGTTGACTTGGACCCCAGAACAAACACGGATTATCGGATGGAACCTCAGGGTGATGTGAAGACGTTCGTATTAGGGCGAAGTGAGGACCAAACCACCACCATCAGCGCAGAACTACAACTGGGGGACGAGCGAAATTTGACGGAGTTACTACGCACCAACTCTAAGCTGTTGGCATGGAGTGCAGCTGATATGCCCGGGTACACCCGAGCGTCATGA
- the LOC106770483 gene encoding uncharacterized protein LOC106770483 encodes MVGRGRGRGTGRGEGPAGRGVGRGVGPSGRGVGRGEGLNGRGRGRDGQGRGRGRGEENIGRDHDNPEGHREPARQNPQFEEIWEDGDQFDQAEGLHPFTQNVMGAVMPENKVFPWVEKYGGTSDPVKHLRSFVDAMAVYSSNELVWCRVFSLSLKDETLDWFHSLPPRSIDGFVTLRQLFSQQYASNRSRGVTYTALVRMKQGREESLKGFMERFNRTARQVRNVDQRLIVSALTTTLRPGPFVDYLYEEEPQSMGELQNKLAGFIRIEEGRSYRNDQGEEGGTREKSGRDRRGEKRPVDGEHRMTVKRGAEIQRAQQYFHRTPLSAPRDCVALRDKLESLVQAGHLREFVRRENHNPRGATGRHKGQLLVGQRAQPTAERTEGEGSGDRPLRGVINTISGGFAGGGASSAARKRHLRNLHSVNKVGIGRRTMPTITFSDEDFHAPDSDQDDPMVITAIIARYSVGKVLVDQGSSANILYWKTFQQMEIPDESIMPFNE; translated from the exons ATGGTGGGGAGAGGTCGAGGAAGAGGGACTGGCCGGGGGGAGGGGCCAGCAGGGAGAGGAGTCGGTCGGGGGGTTGGACCGAGCGGGAGGGGAGTCGGTAGGGGAGAAGGGTTGAACGgaagagggagagggagagacGGCCAAGGAAGGGGAAGGGGCAGAGGTGAGGAAAACATAGGGCGCGACCATGACAATCCGGAGGGGCACAGGGAGCCTGCGCGGCAGAATCCGCAGTTTGAAGAGATTTGGGAGGATGGAGACCAGTTCGACCAGGCCGAGGGGTTGCACCCGTTCACTCAGAATGTTATGGGGGCAGTGATGCCGGAGAATAAGGTTTTCCCGTGGGTCGAGAAGTATGGGGGCACATCAGACCCAGTGAAGCATCTGAGGTCGTTCGTGGATGCCATGGCGGTCTATTCATCCAATGAGTTGGTCTGGTGCAGGGTATTTTCTCTGTCTTTGAAAGATGAGACTTTGGATTGGTTTCACTCATTGCCGCCTCGCAGCATTGACGGGTTCGTTACCCTGAGGCAGCTGTTTAGCCAGCAGTATGCCTCAAACCGTTCGCGAGGTGTGACTTACACGGCCCTTGTCAGGATGAAACAAGGGCGGGAAGAATCACTGAAGGGGTTTATGGAGCGCTTCAACCGAACCGCTCGGCAGGTGCGGAATGTAGACCAACGGCTGATAGTAAGCGCACTCACGACGACGCTTAGGCCCGGCCCTTTCGTGGATTATCTGTATGAGGAAGAACCCCAATCTATGGGTGAGCTGCAGAATAAGCTGGCCGGGTTTATACGAATAGAGGAGGGGAGGTCGTATCGCAACGATCAGGGGGAGGAAGGAGGAACGAGAGAGAAGTCGGGGCGGGACCGAAGAGGAGAGAAACGACCGGTCGACGGGGAGCATAGGATGACGGTGAAGCGGGGGGCGGAAATACAAAGAGCGCAACAGTATTTCCATCGCACTCCGTTGAGTGCCCCGAGG GATTGCGTAGCGCTTAGGGACAAGTTAGAGAGTTTGGTACAGGCTGGCCACCTGAGGGAGTTTGTCCGAAGGGAGAATCATAACCCAAGAGGGGCCACGGGAAGACACAAGGGTCAATTATTGGTCGGTCAGAGGGCTCAGCCGACCGCCGAAAGGACGGAGGGCGAGGGAAGCGGAGACAGGCCTTTGAGGGGAGTAATAAACACCATTTCAGGCGGATTTGCCGGAGGAGGGGCGTCCTCGGCCGCCCGAAAGCGACATCTGAGGAACCTACATAGCGTGAACAAGGTGGGGATCGGCAGAAGAACCATGCCGACCATAACATTCTCGGATGAGGATTTCCATGCGCCGGACTCGGACCAGGACGACCCCATGGTCATAACGGCCATCATCGCTCGGTACAGTGTGGGAAAGGTGCTGGTCGATCAGGGGAGTTCGGCCAATATCCTATACTGGAAGACCTTCCAGCAAATGGAAATACCGGATGAGTCCATCATGCCGTTTAACGAGTAG